In a single window of the Necator americanus strain Aroian chromosome X, whole genome shotgun sequence genome:
- a CDS encoding hypothetical protein (NECATOR_CHRX.G23222.T1), translating to MLPSQGRVVRGIYKLSIFFISCLLFNGLVRVHNDANAHPSVITRKECHALRNLPSRIMRSDSFNRDLTVTFEHTLLGARCFYRVDAPWTVGGFIVGENNVTLIEQEKLTTDISSPLIVSELEYWTKRLHTNPFLQMRVVCGPSYDEESDCYSSERSYAQYFDSNCSRSWDGVDGDDELSACSERDELVTQKVEVKRTIDPYLGIFSPDDAGKYVNHIRTIETIFHPLKAMGRLNLVLVQNWLRLEIPPTIIYRICSGVSPREFGDESPTTLRENQDLKYCAFGALTEVEKMGWITVVDQTQTDRCIICERSFKNMYSLLLHYHLSYPRLIFQLNFRTDPQQDERWHRLHIDVFLNPDFDDVHEVPSCGNRGFIRAKDLIYTWTRDQAIELKSKARMDLTIFCDALKSAGQSLDDPVEEQRFIHPESGRWLYRGERLPHYARHLPAPGHEVLAHSTTRRLLDFVDLSDGSKWFMITWNTMMVTMGKARCDEAGHSKSNRLFLELHMDAMVRYGQRSHFLYQLNTHTTRGRPIADLEDLVLRTTRYPWDWKRSYFLCLGVVVLFAFATMKFASCLNRISIIRFSLIMEITCYLEEYAKSQFPGDQSIACNTVEDVSK from the exons atgctcCCTTCACAGGGCCGTGTTGTGCGAGGAATTTACAAGCTGTCGATATTTTTCATATCATGTTTGCTGTTCAACGGCCTTGTGCGTGTTCACAATGATGCGAATGCGCACCCATCAGTAATCACGAGAAAAGAAT gtcaCGCTCTTCGAAATTTGCCTAGTCGTATAATGCGCTCCGATAGCTTTAATCGAGATCTCACGGTAACATTCGAG CACACTCTCCTTGGAGCGAGATGTTTCTACCGAGTGGATGCTCCATGGACTGTTGGCGGGTTCATTGTTGGGGAGAACAATGTGACCTTAAT TGAACAGGAGAAGTTAACCACTGACATATCGTCTCCCTTAATCGTGTCAGAATTGGAATACTGGACGAAA CGTCTTCATACTAATCCATTCCTGCAAATGAGAGTTGTTTGTGGGCCTTCCTACGACGAAGAATCAGATTGTTATTCATCAGAAAGAAGTTATGCACAATACTTTGACTCAAACTG TTCGCGTTCATGGGATGGCGTTGATGGTGACGATGAGCTGTCAGCTTGTTCTG AACGGGATGAACTTGTCACTCAAAAAGTTGAGGTGAAGCGTACAATTGATCCGTACCTTGGTATATTCAGTCCAGACGATGCAGGAAAATACGTCAATCACATCAGAACAATAGAAACAA tttttcatcCTCTAAAAGCCATGGGGAGATTGAACCTCGTGCTCGTGCAAAACTGGTTACGACTTGAAATCCCTCCAACGATAAT ATACCGTATTTGTTCGGGCGTTTCTCCTCGAGAATTTGGCGACGAATCACCAACTACATTAAGAGAGAACCAAGATTTGAAG TACTGCGCTTTTGGTGCTCTCACTGAGGTTGAAAAAATGGGTTGGATAACCGTCGTGGACCAAACTCAGACTGACAGATGTATTATCTGTGAAAG atccttcaaaaatatgtATTCACTTTTGTTACATTATCATCTCTCATATCCGCGACTGATCTTTCAGCTGAATTTCCGTACT GATCCGCAGCAAGATGAACGTTGGCATCGTCTTCATATCGACGTATTTCTTAACCCGGATTTTGACGATGTGCATGAAGTGCCTTCGTGCGGAAACCGGGGTTTCATAAGAGCTAAAGATCTCATATACACTTGGACCCG CGATCAGGCGATCGAGCTGAAGTCAAAAGCTCGCATGGATCTTACAATTTTTTGTGATGCGTTGAAATCTGCAGGGCAATCGCTCGATGATCCCGTCGA AGAACAGAGATTCATACATCCTGAATCTGGGCGATGGCTTTATCGAGGTGAACGCCTTCCACATTATGCTCGACATCTTCCAGCTCCCGGTCACGAAGTTCTCGCTCATAGTACAACTCGA CGTCTCCTGGATTTTGTTGATCTGTCTGATGGTAGCAAATGGTTCATGATAACGTGGAATACAATGATGGTGACAATGGGGAAAGCACGATGCGATGAAGCCG GTCATTCCAAGAGCAAT cgtctttttctggaacttcatatggatgctatGGTGCGCTATGGGCAACGAAGCCATTTTCTTTATCAATTGAACACGCATACAACAAGAGGTCGTCCTATAGCTGACTTGGAAGATCTTGTTCTCAG AACTACAAGATATCCTTGGGATTGGAAACGTAGTTATTTCCTTTGCCTTGGTGTTGTAGTATTGTTTGCGTTTGCTACAATGAAATTTGCGAGTTGTTTGAACAGGATATCGATCATCAGATTCTCATTAATCATGGAAATCACTTGTTATCTTGAAGAATACGCAAAAAGTCAATTTCCTGGAGATCAGTCAATTGCATGTAATACAGTAGAGGATGTATCAAAATGA
- a CDS encoding hypothetical protein (NECATOR_CHRX.G23223.T1), translating into MSSSSDQLAIDIVELVVSLSAAQWLVLDPRHCPCHIMVPSVLGERHVGSFDLIAANSRLLFSMHLVRISSPQIVFRRTRLVHGDSSHEQESISHVPGYSHAPTRVFLCGTISSVLHDDD; encoded by the coding sequence ATGTCTTCATCCTCGGATCAGCTTGCCATCGACATTGTCGAGCTGGTCGTGTCGTTGTCAGCGGCACAGTGGTTGGTGCTTGATCCTCGACATTGTCCTTGCCATATCATGGTACCGTCGGTCTTGGGTGAACGGCACGTTGGAAGCTTCGATCTTATCGCAGCTAACTCTCGGCTGCTTTTCTCCATGCATCTGGTTCGCATTTCTTCTCCACAAATCGTCTTTCGTCGTACACGGCTCGTTCATGGCGATTCTTCACACGAGCAGGAATCCATTTCTCATGTCCCGGGCTATAGCCACGCACCCACacgagtttttctttgtggtaCGATCTCTTCCGTGCTTCATGATGACGATTGA
- a CDS encoding hypothetical protein (NECATOR_CHRX.G23224.T1), translating to MIVSDNGTQFTAKEFQEFCDQQGFEHVPSSPFHSQTCYRRTPCASTPRRPSPAEVFLVRTSLTLQKESAKEEGTCNVEMEEQFNRHHEARKRSYHKEKLVWVRGYSPGHEKWIPARVKNRHERAVYDERRFVEKKCEPDAWRKAAES from the exons ATGATCGTATCAGACAACGGTACGCAGTTTACAGCGAAGGAGTTCCAGGAATTTTGCGACCAGCAGGGATTCGAGCACGTTCCATCTTCGCCGTTCCACAGTCAAACG TGCTATCGACGAACACCATGCGCGTCAACGCCACGACGTCCTTCTCCAGCAGAGGTGTTCCTAGTGAGGACGTCGTTGACGCTGCAGAAGGAATCAGCTAAAGAAGAAGGAACGTGCAATGTGGAAATGGAAGAACAGTTCAATCGTCATCATGAAGCACGGAAGAGATCGtaccacaaagaaaaactcgtGTGGGTGCGTGGCTATAGCCCGGGACATGAGAAATGGATTCCTGCTCGTGTGAAGAATCGCCATGAACGAGCCGTGTACGACGAAAGACGATTTGTGGAGAAGAAATGCGAACCAGATGCATGGAGAAAAGCAGCCGAGAGTTAG
- a CDS encoding hypothetical protein (NECATOR_CHRX.G23225.T1) — protein sequence MLSLLNAAVIDDDDISKTYDHIENASTTTSNQLASLVEAHKERPPQYTSNFARGVDELVATKGIVWKTITHVMQRTVPTQEVLQTLLVEIEGCLNTRPLTYQEWDENPISRPTDFIQPDIIISYPFELIRADEEDASYFLPGEAGLLKNRQQAEDALKSSHQLTERFWSIWSQQHLTSLRESHKLHIKNKRTTPKLPSIGTVVLIADAVIPRNVWKLGRIIDLMPSATGMVKEAELQTPNGRKTRRPINLVIPLELNNANDADDQHQPENLRAEADRVHHQRYDLRPKKKQDAYDDNLEPIVPCQEILETKFKNELTALDELHEGVQRERDQRSFEEANTKDQFEHQCMSALQTFQHSVDTIPRHHMSPEELSQALSTEYFAK from the exons ATGCTGAGTCTTCTCAACGCTGCAGTGATTGACGATGACGATATCTCGAAGACTTATGACCACATCGAAAACGCATCGACTACCACAAG CAATCAACTAGCTAGCCTCGTAGAAGCGCACAAAGAACGACCACCACAGTATACGTCAAACTTTGCCAGAGGGGTCGATGAA TTAGTGGCAACTAAAGGAATTGTGTGGAAGACGATTACGCATGTCATGCAGCGAACCGTGCCAACACAGGAAGTGTTGCAAACTCTTCTTGTGGAAATAGAGGGTTGTCTTAATACGCGTCCACTCACTTACCAAGAGTGGGACGAAAACCCAATATCGCGCCCAACTGACTTCATACAACCTGATATAATCATCAGCTATCCCTTTGAGTTGATCAGGGCGGATGAAGAGGACGCcagttattttcttcctgGTGAAGCTGGACTGCTGAAGAACCGCCAGCAAGCAGAAGACGCTCTGAAAAGCAGTCATCAACTCACCGAACGTTTTTGGAGTATATGGAGTCAGCAGCATTTGACAAGTCTGCGAGAGTCCCATAAACTGCACATCAAAAACAAACGTACCACTCCCAAACTCCCGTCAATTGGAACAGTCGTTCTAATTGCTGACGCAGTGATACCTCGAAACGTATGGAAATTGGGAAGGATAATAGACCTCATGCCATCAGCCACAGGAATGGTCAAAGAAGCAGAGCTTCAGACTCCTAATGGTCGAAAAACACGACGTCCAATAAACCTTGTCATCCCACTGGAGCTGAATAATGCAAATGACGCAGACGACCAGCACCAACCTGAGAATCTGCGCGCAGAAGCCGATCGAGTACATCACCAGAGGTATGACCTACGCCCGAAGAAGAAG CAGGACGCATACGACGACAACCTCGAGCCAATTGTGCCGTGCCAGGAAATTCTAGAAACGAAGTTCAAAAATGAGCTCACCGCTCTGGACGAACTTCATGAGGGGGTGCAACGTGAACGCGACCAGCGAAGCTTTGAGGAGGCCAACACCAAAGACCAGTTTGAGCATCAGTGCATGTCAGCTCTCCAAACCTTTCAACACTCGGTCGACACCATACCTCGACACCACATGTCGCCAGAAGAGCTGAGCCAAGCACTCAGCACCGAATACTTCGCGAAGTAG
- a CDS encoding hypothetical protein (NECATOR_CHRX.G23226.T1) has product MTMPKLEMNAITMAEIHKIIGALADEEVIIRFGYINTKDNSADAAKRDDETVKVYGIILTRTTTKLIHLDLVPDMSTNQPLLALRRFYARQGVPASVMSDN; this is encoded by the exons ATGACCATGCCGAAATTGGAGATGAACGCCATAACCATGGCG GAGATCCATAAAATCATTGGTGCCTTAGCAGACGAAGAAGTGATAATCCGCTTCGGATACATTAACACGAAGGATAATTCGGCTGATGCTG CAAAAAGAGACGATGAAACAGTGAAGGTCTACGGAATCATTCTAACTCGCACCACAACAAAGTTGATCCATCTCGACTTAGTTCCGGACATGAGCACAAATCAGCCACTACTGGCTTTGCGCCGATTCTATGCGCGACAAGGAGTACCTGCAAGTGTGATGTCCGACAACTGA
- a CDS encoding hypothetical protein (NECATOR_CHRX.G23225.T2), protein MQRTVPTQEVLQTLLVEIEGCLNTRPLTYQEWDENPISRPTDFIQPDIIISYPFELIRADEEDASYFLPGEAGLLKNRQQAEDALKSSHQLTERFWSIWSQQHLTSLRESHKLHIKNKRTTPKLPSIGTVVLIADAVIPRNVWKLGRIIDLMPSATGMVKEAELQTPNGRKTRRPINLVIPLELNNANDADDQHQPENLRAEADRVHHQRYDLRPKKKLELIQQDAYDDNLEPIVPCQEILETKFKNELTALDELHEGVQRERDQRSFEEANTKDQFEHQCMSALQTFQHSVDTIPRHHMSPEELSQALSTEYFAK, encoded by the exons ATGCAGCGAACCGTGCCAACACAGGAAGTGTTGCAAACTCTTCTTGTGGAAATAGAGGGTTGTCTTAATACGCGTCCACTCACTTACCAAGAGTGGGACGAAAACCCAATATCGCGCCCAACTGACTTCATACAACCTGATATAATCATCAGCTATCCCTTTGAGTTGATCAGGGCGGATGAAGAGGACGCcagttattttcttcctgGTGAAGCTGGACTGCTGAAGAACCGCCAGCAAGCAGAAGACGCTCTGAAAAGCAGTCATCAACTCACCGAACGTTTTTGGAGTATATGGAGTCAGCAGCATTTGACAAGTCTGCGAGAGTCCCATAAACTGCACATCAAAAACAAACGTACCACTCCCAAACTCCCGTCAATTGGAACAGTCGTTCTAATTGCTGACGCAGTGATACCTCGAAACGTATGGAAATTGGGAAGGATAATAGACCTCATGCCATCAGCCACAGGAATGGTCAAAGAAGCAGAGCTTCAGACTCCTAATGGTCGAAAAACACGACGTCCAATAAACCTTGTCATCCCACTGGAGCTGAATAATGCAAATGACGCAGACGACCAGCACCAACCTGAGAATCTGCGCGCAGAAGCCGATCGAGTACATCACCAGAGGTATGACCTACGCCCGAAGAAGAAG CTCGAGTTGATCCAGCAGGACGCATACGACGACAACCTCGAGCCAATTGTGCCGTGCCAGGAAATTCTAGAAACGAAGTTCAAAAATGAGCTCACCGCTCTGGACGAACTTCATGAGGGGGTGCAACGTGAACGCGACCAGCGAAGCTTTGAGGAGGCCAACACCAAAGACCAGTTTGAGCATCAGTGCATGTCAGCTCTCCAAACCTTTCAACACTCGGTCGACACCATACCTCGACACCACATGTCGCCAGAAGAGCTGAGCCAAGCACTCAGCACCGAATACTTCGCGAAGTAG
- a CDS encoding hypothetical protein (NECATOR_CHRX.G23227.T1): protein MSQQTSEESSATSQEMPHDRNRGVVEEFFREEADLIEIADEVEGDEDDDEDKESLEEPRGVDPLEQEHAGDELVQHHAEKG, encoded by the coding sequence ATGTCGCAACAGACATCGGAAGAAAGCAGCGCCACTTCGCAAGAGATGCCGCATGACAGAAACAGAGGAGTCGTGGAAGAGTTTTTCCGAGAAGAAGCAGACCTCATTGAGATAGCCGATGAAGTAGAGGGTGATGAGGATGACGACGAAGATAAAGAAAGCCTTGAGGAACCAAGAGGGGTGGACCCCTTGGAACAAGAACACGCAGGCGACGAGCTTGTACAACACCATGCAGAAAAAGGATAA
- a CDS encoding hypothetical protein (NECATOR_CHRX.G23228.T1), giving the protein MDSLICGLEGVAAYLDDVIVTGRTQEEHRRNLEALLGRTHEYGVRVRLEKCNFLMPQICYLECITDKGGRHPDPEKIEVIRQMSISKNMAEVRSFLIMTNHDGSLQLRAPLDALLKNFPFRWNEEYEAALNRAKEVLVSNLLLTHFDPSLDIIVAADASDYGIGAVILHTMPNGTEKSTWHAS; this is encoded by the coding sequence ATGGATTCACTTATCTGTGGACTGGAAGGCGTTGCTGCCTATCTAGATGACGTGATAGTCACAGGCCGCACACAAGAGGAGCATCGCCGTAACTTGGAAGCGCTGTTAGGAAGGACCCATGAATACGGCGTCCGCGTCCGATTGGAGAAGTGCAACTTTTTGATGCCTCAGATCTGTTATCTCGAATGCATCACAGACAAGGGCGGACGCCATCCTGACCCAGAGAAGATTGAGGTCATCCGTCAGATGTCAATATCGAAGAACATGGCAGAGGTTCGTTCGTTCCTTATTATGACCAACCACGATGGATCGTTGCAGTTGCGCGCACCGCTGGATGCTTTGTTGAAGAACTTTCCTTTCAGATGGAATGAGGAATACGAAGCAGCACTCAATCGCGCCAAGGAAGTGCTCGTTTCAAACCTGCTCCTGACACATTTTGATCCTAGCCTGGATATAATTGTCGCCGCCGATGCATCAGACTATGGAATCGGAGCAGTGATCCTGCATACAATGCCGAATGGGACCGAGAAGTCAACATGGCACGCAAGCTGA